In a single window of the Luteolibacter yonseiensis genome:
- a CDS encoding DNA adenine methylase, producing MTQSLFPAASAATGNPPVAEWPASASHSLQSIADAGAAGGDWFSTEDLRRPVLRYHGGKWRLAPWVISHMPAHKCYVECFGGAAGVLLRKKRSTIEVYNDLDTQVVNYFRVLRDPELRVRLVSLLELTPFSRGEFEASYEFSPDPVEAARRFVTRCFLGHGTCSVDPDDSNGFRSCDIRAGKSYAREWAGVPDAIAAAADRLTGVTIENLDFRKLLHKFNSPETLFYLDPPYPLSTRQAGGKGYVHEMSDADHRQMAWMLRGTSAKVMISGYPCSLYDDLYSSWRRVEKKTTANGQRGAVPRTEVLWMNFPGET from the coding sequence ATGACCCAGTCCCTTTTCCCCGCCGCGAGTGCGGCGACAGGAAACCCGCCCGTGGCCGAGTGGCCAGCCTCCGCGTCACATAGTCTCCAGAGTATTGCCGACGCGGGGGCAGCGGGCGGGGACTGGTTTTCCACCGAGGACCTCCGCCGTCCCGTGCTCCGATATCACGGGGGCAAGTGGAGGCTCGCCCCGTGGGTGATCTCCCACATGCCGGCGCACAAGTGCTATGTGGAGTGTTTCGGTGGCGCGGCCGGCGTCCTGCTCAGGAAGAAGCGCAGCACCATCGAGGTTTACAACGACCTCGACACCCAGGTGGTGAATTATTTCCGCGTCCTCCGGGATCCGGAGTTGCGGGTGCGCCTCGTCTCCCTGCTGGAACTCACCCCGTTCAGCCGCGGCGAGTTCGAGGCGAGCTATGAATTCTCCCCGGATCCGGTCGAGGCCGCCCGCCGGTTCGTCACCCGTTGTTTTCTCGGCCACGGCACCTGCAGCGTGGACCCGGACGACAGCAACGGATTCCGCTCATGCGATATCCGCGCCGGCAAGTCCTACGCCCGCGAATGGGCCGGCGTGCCGGATGCGATCGCGGCCGCCGCGGACCGCCTCACCGGTGTGACCATCGAGAACCTCGATTTCCGCAAGCTGCTCCACAAATTCAACAGCCCGGAAACCCTTTTCTATCTGGATCCGCCGTACCCGCTGAGCACCCGCCAGGCTGGTGGGAAGGGCTACGTGCACGAGATGTCCGACGCGGACCATCGCCAGATGGCCTGGATGCTGAGAGGCACCTCCGCCAAGGTGATGATCTCCGGTTATCCCTGCTCCCTCTACGACGACCTCTATTCCTCATGGCGGCGGGTGGAGAAGAAAACCACCGCCAACGGCCAGCGCGGCGCCGTGCCGCGCACGGAGGTCCTTTGGATGAATTTCCCGGGAGAGACATGA
- a CDS encoding J domain-containing protein, with translation MGLPEDATADEIKTRYKDLSKSMHPDRGGSADAFSELTAARDAALTSRQP, from the coding sequence ATGGGACTGCCAGAGGACGCCACCGCCGACGAGATCAAGACGCGCTACAAGGACCTCTCCAAATCCATGCACCCCGACCGCGGCGGCAGCGCGGATGCCTTCTCCGAACTCACCGCCGCCCGTGACGCGGCCCTCACTTCAAGACAGCCATGA
- a CDS encoding phage terminase small subunit P27 family, which yields MRGAKQKPNSLLAAGGSKHLRLLEPVMKAPIGDAPEHFRGVAMETWVWAVERLTEAGTIYDADRVALETLCLAVHRQQEAQDFINDMGVIYEDPVKGWTKNPACTVITAENNIIARLLAEFGLTPASRGKVQGPTEKKKSRFEGF from the coding sequence ATGAGGGGGGCGAAGCAAAAACCTAACAGCTTGCTGGCGGCGGGAGGATCGAAACACCTGCGGTTGCTGGAGCCTGTGATGAAGGCACCAATCGGGGATGCGCCGGAACATTTCCGTGGCGTCGCGATGGAGACATGGGTGTGGGCTGTCGAGAGATTGACGGAGGCTGGGACGATCTACGATGCGGATCGGGTCGCGCTGGAGACTCTTTGCCTGGCGGTTCATCGGCAGCAGGAGGCGCAGGATTTTATCAATGACATGGGTGTGATCTACGAAGACCCGGTGAAGGGGTGGACGAAAAACCCAGCTTGCACTGTGATCACCGCGGAGAACAATATCATCGCCCGTCTGCTTGCCGAGTTCGGCCTCACCCCTGCCTCCCGTGGAAAAGTCCAAGGCCCCACCGAAAAGAAAAAGAGCCGTTTCGAAGGGTTCTAA
- a CDS encoding DNA cytosine methyltransferase has protein sequence MNVLCLCSGISAVSVATEELGWETIAFAEIEKFPSAVLAQRWPDKPNLGDITKFREWPEELLALVDMVAGGTPCQAFSLAGQRASLSDERGNLTLIYAHLISHIDQIRARHGRPPVVCLWENVPGVLNTDDNAFGCFLAALAGEIVPLAPPGGRWTDAGYVRGPERAIAWRLIDAQYFGVAQRRERVFALAGAGAFRPEEILFESEGVRRDSPPSRETGERVAGTLAQGSLGSGSACGGDGREAFLEIAPMAIQAGAMKENPNIGPDGVGIRTDGLAYTLEARPEVQAVAALGLIPAITGPLLANGKAAGSATMQDAQMGMLIPQVVPAVTSKWAKGSGGPSGDECQNLIATSFGEIARTLSARHDGIPCADRGPDIIAVSFAENSRHELRLEGGDGERTGCLSTGGGMPGQGVPMIAFAQNQLGEVRTSEVMGTLNTNSNASGRSTPMVASPSLGVRRLTPRECERLQAFPDDFTLIPYRGKPIEGCPDGPRYKALGNSWAVCCPRWICRRIHAWFLRN, from the coding sequence ATGAACGTCCTTTGCCTTTGCTCCGGCATTTCCGCCGTGTCCGTCGCCACCGAGGAGCTCGGCTGGGAAACCATCGCGTTCGCGGAAATCGAAAAATTCCCGTCCGCGGTGCTCGCCCAGCGCTGGCCGGACAAGCCGAACCTCGGCGACATCACGAAATTCCGCGAATGGCCCGAGGAGCTGCTCGCCCTGGTGGACATGGTCGCCGGCGGCACTCCCTGCCAGGCGTTCAGCCTCGCCGGCCAGCGTGCCTCACTGTCCGACGAACGCGGCAACCTCACCCTCATTTATGCACACCTCATCTCCCACATTGACCAGATCCGTGCTCGCCACGGACGACCTCCCGTTGTTTGCCTGTGGGAGAACGTCCCCGGGGTCCTCAACACCGACGACAACGCCTTCGGCTGCTTTCTGGCTGCACTGGCCGGAGAAATCGTTCCGCTCGCACCGCCAGGGGGACGGTGGACGGACGCTGGTTATGTGCGCGGTCCCGAACGAGCAATCGCGTGGCGACTCATCGATGCCCAATATTTCGGCGTGGCCCAACGACGCGAGCGTGTGTTCGCTCTCGCAGGTGCTGGAGCCTTCCGTCCCGAGGAAATACTTTTTGAGTCCGAAGGCGTGCGCCGGGATTCTCCGCCGAGCCGAGAAACGGGGGAAAGAGTTGCCGGCACTCTTGCGCAAGGCTCTCTCGGCAGTGGCAGCGCGTGCGGAGGTGACGGCCGGGAGGCATTTCTAGAAATCGCACCCATGGCGATCCAGGCCGGTGCCATGAAGGAAAACCCCAACATCGGCCCGGATGGTGTCGGCATCCGGACAGATGGGCTGGCCTATACCCTCGAAGCGCGGCCAGAAGTGCAGGCCGTCGCAGCCCTGGGTTTGATCCCCGCCATTACAGGGCCCCTGCTCGCCAACGGCAAAGCCGCCGGCAGCGCCACCATGCAGGACGCCCAAATGGGCATGCTGATCCCTCAAGTGGTCCCGGCCGTCACGAGCAAATGGGCGAAGGGTAGCGGCGGGCCTAGCGGCGACGAGTGTCAGAACTTGATCGCTACCAGCTTTGGTGAAATTGCAAGAACCCTTTCCGCTCGTCACGACGGAATCCCCTGCGCGGATCGAGGTCCGGACATCATAGCCGTTTCATTCGCGGAAAACTCCCGGCACGAGCTGCGCCTCGAAGGCGGCGACGGAGAGAGAACCGGATGCCTCTCCACAGGGGGTGGGATGCCCGGCCAAGGAGTGCCCATGATCGCATTCGCCCAGAACCAGCTCGGCGAGGTCCGCACGAGTGAGGTGATGGGCACACTCAACACGAATTCCAACGCATCGGGTCGCAGCACTCCCATGGTCGCCAGCCCGTCGCTGGGCGTCCGCCGCCTCACCCCTCGCGAGTGCGAACGCCTGCAGGCCTTCCCCGACGACTTCACCCTCATCCCCTACCGCGGCAAGCCGATCGAGGGTTGCCCCGACGGCCCGCGCTACAAGGCCCTCGGCAATTCCTGGGCGGTCTGCTGTCCGCGGTGGATCTGCCGGCGCATCCACGCGTGGTTCCTTCGAAACTAA
- a CDS encoding helix-turn-helix transcriptional regulator: protein MNLPSDVMKAVIVAAGKELADRLEPQAKDLQLFTIAEVAERLRVSEPTARRLIREHVDLGEASKRVSLAQLRKIIESRTAEAPAA, encoded by the coding sequence ATGAACCTTCCGTCCGATGTGATGAAGGCGGTGATCGTGGCCGCGGGCAAGGAGCTCGCGGACCGGTTGGAACCGCAGGCGAAGGACCTGCAGCTCTTCACCATCGCCGAAGTGGCCGAACGGTTGCGCGTCTCCGAACCCACCGCCCGCCGGCTGATCCGCGAACACGTGGACCTCGGCGAGGCCTCCAAGCGGGTGAGCCTCGCCCAACTCCGAAAGATCATCGAATCCCGCACCGCGGAAGCTCCAGCCGCCTGA
- a CDS encoding helix-turn-helix domain-containing protein has product MSLTATSYVIRRPFGGQIKKLIMLVIADFSGDDTGTAWASIDTLAHRAECSRRSVQTHLEELEAAGEIMIYRNGGPEGTHRFRILFKKSEVANPFDSGGANAAPPCKRRTVKQHEGGANDGPPDAPKTGKTGSNGKNIPPQPPLAGGESVSDGVLVARIKNLRKAWQATEHLTAKQQRIFSRNRRIFEAFTAEDWEVQRRFLAKSMPTGSAWFQPEMLVLYLESPDSTLAQAREWSAKHGPAPAANKPPLQGVKPMSAEEQAEMNKIFSQIP; this is encoded by the coding sequence ATGTCACTCACAGCCACTTCCTACGTCATCCGCCGGCCGTTCGGCGGACAAATCAAGAAGCTCATCATGCTGGTCATCGCGGACTTTTCCGGCGACGACACCGGCACCGCGTGGGCTTCCATCGACACTCTCGCACACCGGGCGGAGTGCAGCCGCCGCAGCGTGCAAACCCATCTCGAAGAGTTGGAAGCGGCCGGCGAAATCATGATTTACCGGAACGGCGGTCCGGAAGGAACGCATCGGTTCAGGATTCTTTTTAAAAAATCGGAGGTGGCAAATCCGTTCGATTCGGGGGGTGCAAATGCTGCACCCCCGTGCAAACGGCGTACCGTCAAACAGCACGAAGGGGGTGCAAATGACGGTCCGCCAGATGCACCCAAGACGGGTAAAACGGGGAGTAACGGGAAAAACATTCCCCCACAGCCCCCGCTTGCGGGGGGCGAGAGTGTGAGCGATGGCGTTCTTGTCGCCCGGATCAAGAATCTCCGCAAAGCCTGGCAGGCCACCGAGCATCTCACCGCGAAGCAGCAGCGGATCTTTTCCCGGAACCGCAGGATCTTCGAAGCCTTCACGGCGGAGGATTGGGAGGTGCAGCGGCGTTTCCTCGCCAAGTCCATGCCCACCGGAAGCGCGTGGTTCCAGCCGGAGATGCTGGTCCTCTACCTCGAAAGCCCGGACAGCACCCTCGCCCAGGCCCGGGAGTGGTCCGCCAAGCACGGCCCTGCTCCCGCCGCCAACAAGCCGCCGCTCCAGGGCGTGAAACCCATGTCCGCCGAAGAGCAGGCCGAAATGAACAAGATATTTTCCCAAATCCCATGA
- a CDS encoding HNH endonuclease translates to MKRPCSKPGCNALIDAPARHCEAHEAAAPKRGEAYQQHRRTDPLQRMVDGIRNSSRWQKVRSLKVAASPLCEDPFGDHERKRSTATAQQVHHIAGLRERPDLAFTMSNLMSVCTACHSGLERGREVVASPSSPAATPPTRGRGEK, encoded by the coding sequence ATGAAACGTCCGTGTTCCAAGCCAGGTTGCAATGCGCTGATTGATGCCCCTGCGCGGCACTGCGAAGCCCATGAGGCGGCAGCACCGAAGCGAGGCGAGGCATACCAGCAGCATCGCCGCACTGATCCATTGCAACGGATGGTGGATGGAATCCGGAACTCCTCACGCTGGCAGAAGGTTCGGTCACTGAAGGTTGCGGCCAGTCCGCTATGTGAGGATCCATTCGGCGACCACGAGCGGAAGCGTTCGACGGCCACGGCGCAGCAGGTCCACCACATCGCAGGGCTTCGTGAGAGGCCGGATCTTGCGTTCACCATGTCGAACCTCATGAGTGTGTGCACGGCCTGTCACAGCGGCCTCGAGCGTGGCAGGGAGGTCGTCGCGTCCCCCTCCTCCCCCGCCGCGACCCCACCCACCCGGGGGCGGGGCGAAAAGTAG
- a CDS encoding DUF5131 family protein, which produces MSENTSIEWTDHTFNPVRGCTMVSPGCAHCYAAREAVRFPGIRGVWGDSGTRILAVPDAWKAPVKWNRKAEAAGTRARVFCASLADIFEDWKGDLRFPADIAPDGWVTARWDGTQMVREFEASADAQGLPPATMDNMRTELFRLIEATPFLDWQLLTKRPENVMRMVPDHWRERFPANVWMGTTVENQEMADKRVPVLLNIPATVRFLSCEPLLGPVDLSGLYFSDVCGGRYPFKGVAPEHRTKRIDLLDWVIAGGESGPKARPMHPDWARSLRDQCQAAGVPFLFKQWGEHVTATIGNCYDGDSRQVELDGTDSSDWTIDRHTASTEIMVKIGKKKAGRLLDGREWNEFPTPSQP; this is translated from the coding sequence ATGAGCGAAAACACATCCATTGAATGGACCGATCACACGTTTAACCCCGTCCGTGGATGCACCATGGTTTCCCCCGGGTGTGCCCACTGCTACGCCGCGCGCGAGGCCGTGAGGTTTCCCGGGATCCGGGGAGTGTGGGGCGACAGCGGCACCCGCATCCTTGCCGTCCCAGACGCATGGAAGGCCCCAGTTAAGTGGAACCGGAAGGCCGAAGCCGCCGGAACCCGCGCACGGGTGTTCTGTGCCTCGTTGGCGGACATCTTCGAGGACTGGAAAGGCGACCTCCGATTCCCTGCGGACATCGCTCCGGATGGATGGGTGACGGCCCGGTGGGACGGCACGCAAATGGTCCGCGAATTCGAAGCAAGCGCCGACGCCCAGGGATTGCCACCGGCCACCATGGACAACATGCGCACGGAGCTCTTCCGGCTGATCGAAGCAACGCCTTTCCTCGACTGGCAGCTTCTGACGAAGCGACCGGAGAACGTCATGCGCATGGTCCCCGACCACTGGCGGGAGAGATTTCCTGCTAACGTTTGGATGGGAACCACTGTCGAAAATCAGGAGATGGCGGACAAGCGCGTCCCCGTGCTCCTCAACATCCCGGCCACGGTCCGGTTCCTCTCGTGCGAGCCTCTGCTCGGACCGGTGGATTTATCGGGGCTCTATTTTTCCGACGTCTGCGGTGGTAGATATCCATTCAAGGGAGTTGCTCCGGAACATCGGACCAAGCGGATTGATCTCTTGGACTGGGTCATCGCCGGCGGCGAGTCCGGACCCAAGGCGAGGCCCATGCACCCGGACTGGGCGCGGAGCCTCCGCGACCAATGCCAGGCCGCCGGCGTGCCCTTCCTGTTCAAGCAGTGGGGCGAGCACGTGACCGCAACCATTGGAAACTGCTACGATGGGGATTCACGCCAGGTGGAATTGGACGGAACAGACAGTTCCGATTGGACGATTGACCGCCACACCGCCTCTACCGAGATCATGGTGAAGATCGGCAAAAAGAAAGCCGGCCGCCTCCTCGACGGACGCGAGTGGAACGAATTCCCCACCCCCTCCCAGCCATGA